A section of the Pseudomonas sp. Q1-7 genome encodes:
- a CDS encoding aspartate aminotransferase family protein has translation MNSQVTNPQTLEWQALGRDHHLPPFTDYKALNAKGARIITKAEGVYVWDSEGNKILDGMAGLWCVNVGYGREELVQAATRQMRELPFYNLFFQTAHPPAVELARAIAEVAPEGMNHVFFTGSGSEANDTVLRMVRHYWATKGQPQKKVIIGRWNGYHGSTVAGVSLGGMKALHGQGDLPIPGIEHIAQPYWFGEGGDMPPAEFGVWAAEQLEKKILEVGEDKVAAFIAEPIQGAGGVIVPPETYWPKIREILAKYDILFIADEVICGFGRTGEWFGSQYYGNAPDLMPIAKGLTSGYIPMGGVIVRDEIVDVLNEGGEFYHGFTYSGHPVAAAVALENIRILREEKIVEKVKAETAPYLQQRWQELADHPLVGEARGVGMVAALELVKNKQTRERFANGVGMLCREHCFRNGLIMRAVGDTMIISPPLVISKDEVDELVIKARKCLDLTLAEVKG, from the coding sequence ATGAACAGCCAAGTGACCAACCCCCAGACCCTTGAATGGCAAGCGCTCGGTCGTGACCACCATCTGCCGCCGTTCACCGACTACAAGGCGCTGAACGCCAAGGGTGCGCGGATCATCACCAAGGCCGAAGGCGTGTATGTCTGGGACAGCGAGGGCAACAAGATCCTCGACGGCATGGCCGGCCTGTGGTGCGTCAACGTCGGTTACGGCCGCGAGGAACTGGTCCAGGCGGCCACCCGGCAGATGCGTGAGCTGCCCTTCTACAACCTGTTCTTCCAGACCGCGCACCCGCCGGCGGTGGAACTGGCCAGGGCGATCGCCGAAGTCGCGCCGGAAGGCATGAACCATGTGTTCTTCACCGGCTCCGGCTCGGAAGCCAACGACACCGTGCTGCGCATGGTCCGCCATTACTGGGCGACCAAGGGCCAGCCACAGAAGAAGGTCATCATCGGTCGCTGGAACGGCTATCACGGCTCCACCGTGGCCGGCGTCAGCCTCGGCGGCATGAAGGCCCTGCATGGGCAGGGCGACCTGCCGATTCCGGGCATCGAGCACATCGCCCAGCCCTACTGGTTCGGCGAAGGCGGCGACATGCCGCCGGCCGAGTTCGGCGTCTGGGCCGCCGAGCAACTGGAGAAGAAGATTCTCGAAGTGGGCGAGGACAAGGTCGCCGCCTTCATCGCCGAGCCCATCCAGGGCGCGGGTGGCGTGATCGTTCCGCCGGAAACCTACTGGCCGAAGATCCGCGAGATCCTCGCCAAGTACGACATCCTGTTCATCGCCGACGAAGTGATCTGCGGCTTCGGCCGTACTGGCGAGTGGTTCGGCAGCCAGTACTACGGCAACGCCCCGGACCTGATGCCGATCGCCAAGGGCCTGACCTCGGGCTACATCCCCATGGGCGGCGTGATCGTGCGTGACGAGATCGTCGATGTGCTGAATGAGGGCGGCGAGTTCTACCACGGCTTCACCTACTCCGGTCACCCGGTGGCCGCCGCGGTGGCGCTGGAGAACATCCGCATCCTGCGCGAAGAGAAGATCGTCGAGAAGGTGAAGGCGGAAACGGCACCTTATTTGCAACAGCGCTGGCAGGAGCTGGCCGACCACCCGTTGGTTGGCGAGGCGCGCGGGGTCGGCATGGTGGCCGCCCTGGAACTGGTCAAGAACAAGCAGACCCGGGAGCGTTTCGCCAATGGCGTGGGGATGCTGTGCCGCGAGCACTGCTTCCGTAACGGTCTGATCATGCGGGCGGTGGGTGACACCATGATCATCTCGCCGCCGCTGGTGATCAGCAAAGACGAAGTCGACGAACTGGTGATCAAGGCGCGCAAGTGCCTCGACCTCACCCTGGCGGAAGTAAAGGGCTAG
- a CDS encoding polyamine ABC transporter substrate-binding protein gives MIKTFGKTLLAMTLAGAVAGMAQADDKVLHVYNWSDYIAPDTVDKFTKETGIKVVYDVFDSNETLEAKLLAGKSGYDIVVPSNNFLAKQIKAKVYQPLDKSKLPNWKNLDPNLLKTVEVSDPGNQYAFPYMWGSIGIGYNPDKVKAVLGENAPVDSWDLLFKPENIEKLKSCGVSFLDSPTEILPIALHYLGYSPVSQDPKELKEAEALFLKIRPHITYFHSSKYISDLANGNLCVAVGYSGDVYQAKSRAEEAKGGVTVAYNIPKEGAGTFFDMIAIPADAANTDAAYAFMNFLMKPEIMAEITNFVQFPNGNAAATELVDEAIRKDPGIYPSEATMAKLYAFPDLPAKVQRAMTRAWTTIKSGK, from the coding sequence ATGATCAAAACCTTCGGCAAGACCCTGCTCGCCATGACCCTGGCGGGTGCCGTGGCCGGCATGGCCCAGGCTGACGACAAGGTGCTGCACGTCTACAACTGGTCGGACTACATCGCGCCGGATACGGTCGACAAGTTCACCAAGGAAACCGGTATCAAGGTCGTCTACGACGTCTTCGACTCCAACGAGACCCTCGAAGCCAAGCTCCTGGCCGGCAAGTCCGGTTACGACATCGTGGTGCCGTCCAACAACTTCCTCGCCAAGCAGATCAAGGCCAAGGTCTATCAGCCCCTGGACAAGTCCAAGCTGCCGAACTGGAAGAACCTGGACCCGAACCTGCTGAAGACCGTCGAGGTGTCCGACCCGGGCAACCAGTACGCCTTCCCCTACATGTGGGGCTCCATCGGCATCGGTTACAACCCGGACAAGGTCAAGGCCGTCCTGGGTGAGAACGCCCCCGTGGACTCCTGGGACCTGCTGTTCAAGCCGGAAAACATCGAGAAGCTGAAATCCTGTGGTGTGTCCTTCCTCGACTCGCCCACCGAGATTCTGCCGATCGCCCTGCACTACCTGGGCTACAGCCCGGTGAGCCAGGACCCGAAGGAACTGAAGGAAGCCGAGGCGCTGTTCCTGAAGATCCGTCCGCACATCACCTACTTCCACTCCTCCAAGTACATCTCCGACCTGGCCAACGGCAACCTCTGCGTGGCGGTGGGCTACTCGGGTGACGTGTACCAGGCCAAGTCCCGCGCCGAAGAGGCCAAGGGTGGCGTGACCGTTGCGTACAACATTCCGAAGGAAGGCGCAGGCACCTTCTTCGACATGATCGCGATTCCGGCCGACGCCGCGAACACCGATGCGGCCTACGCCTTCATGAACTTCCTGATGAAGCCGGAAATCATGGCCGAGATCACCAACTTCGTGCAGTTCCCGAACGGCAACGCCGCCGCCACTGAGCTGGTGGACGAGGCGATCCGCAAGGACCCGGGCATCTACCCGAGCGAGGCGACCATGGCCAAGCTCTACGCCTTCCCGGACCTGCCGGCCAAGGTGCAGCGCGCCATGACCCGCGCCTGGACCACCATCAAGTCGGGCAAATAA
- a CDS encoding polyamine ABC transporter substrate-binding protein, whose translation MITAAATLTLASQAQAEQTVHIYNWSDYIGETTLADFQKETGIKPVYDVFDSNETLEGKLLAGRTGYDLVVPSNHFLGKQIKAGAFQKLDRGQLPNWQNLDPKLLKQLQRNDPGNEYAVPYLWGTNGIGYNVEKVKAALGVDHIDSWAAIFEPENIQKLSQCGVAFLDSADEMIPAVLNYMGLDPNSTNPDDYEKAEEKLMAVRPYVTYFHSSKYIGDLANGDICVAAGFSGDIFQAAARAEEAGKGIEIVYAIPNEGGNLWFDMLAIPADAANAKQAHAFINYLLEPEVIAKVSDYVGYANPNLKAGEFMDQEVRTDESVYPPQAVLDKLYVSAELPPKVQRLMTRSWTKVKSGK comes from the coding sequence ATGATCACTGCCGCAGCGACCCTGACCCTGGCTTCCCAGGCGCAGGCGGAGCAGACGGTGCATATCTACAACTGGTCGGACTACATCGGCGAGACCACTTTGGCGGATTTCCAGAAGGAAACCGGCATCAAGCCGGTGTATGACGTCTTCGACTCCAACGAAACCCTGGAAGGCAAGCTGCTGGCGGGCCGTACCGGCTACGACCTGGTGGTGCCCTCCAACCACTTCCTCGGCAAGCAGATCAAGGCGGGCGCGTTCCAGAAACTCGACCGCGGCCAGTTGCCCAACTGGCAGAACCTGGACCCCAAGCTGCTCAAGCAACTCCAGCGCAACGACCCGGGCAACGAATACGCCGTCCCCTACCTGTGGGGCACCAACGGCATCGGTTACAACGTCGAGAAGGTCAAGGCCGCGCTCGGTGTCGACCACATCGACTCCTGGGCGGCGATCTTCGAGCCCGAGAACATCCAGAAGCTCAGCCAGTGCGGCGTGGCCTTCCTCGACTCGGCGGACGAGATGATCCCCGCCGTGCTCAACTACATGGGCCTGGACCCCAACAGCACCAACCCGGACGACTACGAGAAGGCCGAGGAGAAGCTGATGGCGGTACGCCCCTACGTCACCTATTTCCATTCTTCCAAGTACATCGGCGACCTGGCCAACGGCGACATCTGCGTCGCTGCCGGCTTCTCCGGTGACATCTTCCAGGCCGCAGCCCGCGCCGAGGAAGCCGGCAAGGGCATCGAGATCGTCTACGCGATCCCGAACGAGGGCGGCAACCTCTGGTTCGACATGCTGGCCATTCCGGCGGATGCCGCGAACGCCAAGCAGGCGCATGCCTTCATCAACTATCTGCTCGAGCCCGAGGTGATCGCCAAGGTCAGCGATTACGTCGGCTACGCCAACCCCAACCTCAAGGCGGGGGAGTTCATGGATCAGGAAGTACGCACCGACGAGTCCGTCTACCCGCCACAAGCGGTGCTGGACAAGCTGTACGTTTCGGCGGAACTGCCGCCGAAGGTTCAGCGGCTGATGACCCGCAGCTGGACCAAGGTCAAGTCGGGCAAGTGA
- the potA gene encoding polyamine ABC transporter ATP-binding protein yields the protein MAIASGAYKKALEGSQQPKEVLVKIDRVTKKFDETVAVEDVSLTINKGEIFALLGGSGSGKSTLLRMLAGFERPTEGRIMLDGVDITDMPPYERPINMMFQSYALFPHMTVAQNIAFGLKQDRLPAAEIDERVNEMLKLVQMTQYAKRKPHQLSGGQRQRVALARSLAKRPKLLLLDEPMGALDKKLRSQMQLELVEIIERVGVTCVMVTHDQEEAMTMAQRIAIMHLGCIEQIGSPVDIYETPISRLVCEFIGNVNLFEGEVVEDYEAHALIACPQLERPIYVGHGVTTSVQDKRITYALRPEKLLVTTEQPTCEYNWSRGKVHDIAYLGGHSVFYVKLPNGTVVQSFVANAERRGARPTWDDEVFVWWEDDSGVVLRS from the coding sequence ATGGCAATAGCCTCCGGTGCCTACAAGAAAGCCCTCGAGGGCAGCCAGCAACCCAAAGAGGTGCTGGTCAAGATCGACCGGGTGACCAAGAAGTTCGACGAGACGGTGGCGGTGGAGGATGTATCCCTGACCATCAACAAGGGTGAGATCTTCGCCCTGCTCGGCGGCTCCGGTTCGGGTAAATCAACTCTGTTGCGCATGCTCGCGGGCTTCGAGCGGCCAACCGAAGGGCGCATCATGCTCGACGGCGTCGACATCACCGACATGCCGCCCTATGAGCGCCCGATCAACATGATGTTCCAGTCCTATGCGCTCTTCCCGCATATGACTGTTGCGCAGAACATCGCCTTCGGACTTAAACAGGACAGACTCCCGGCGGCGGAGATCGACGAGCGCGTCAACGAGATGCTCAAGCTCGTGCAGATGACCCAGTACGCCAAGCGCAAACCGCACCAGCTGTCCGGCGGCCAGCGCCAGCGCGTGGCCCTGGCCCGTTCGCTGGCCAAGCGTCCGAAGCTGCTGCTGCTCGACGAGCCCATGGGCGCCCTGGACAAGAAGCTGCGTTCGCAGATGCAACTTGAGCTGGTGGAAATCATCGAGCGCGTGGGCGTGACCTGCGTGATGGTGACCCACGACCAGGAAGAGGCCATGACCATGGCCCAGCGCATCGCCATCATGCACCTGGGCTGCATCGAGCAGATCGGCAGTCCGGTGGACATCTACGAGACCCCCATCAGCCGCCTGGTGTGCGAGTTCATCGGCAACGTCAACCTCTTCGAGGGCGAAGTGGTCGAGGACTACGAGGCCCATGCGCTGATCGCCTGCCCGCAGCTGGAGCGCCCGATCTACGTTGGCCATGGCGTGACCACCTCGGTGCAGGACAAGCGCATCACCTACGCCCTGCGTCCGGAGAAGCTGCTGGTGACCACCGAGCAGCCCACCTGCGAGTACAACTGGTCCCGCGGCAAGGTGCACGACATCGCCTATCTCGGCGGCCACTCGGTGTTCTACGTCAAGCTGCCGAACGGCACCGTCGTCCAGTCCTTCGTCGCCAACGCCGAGCGCCGTGGCGCCCGTCCGACCTGGGATGACGAAGTCTTCGTCTGGTGGGAAGACGACAGCGGCGTGGTGCTGCGGTCATGA
- a CDS encoding ABC transporter permease subunit, translated as MNIAKKLQSLVPTGRHLVIGVPFFWLFLFFLLPFAIVLKISFAEADVAIPPYTEVYAWVDNQIQLILNLGNYFLLSEDELYLAAYLGSLKVAFFSTLICLLIGYPMAYAIARASKEAQTVLLLLIMMPTWTAILIRVYAWMGILSNNGLLNSFLMGIGLIDQPLQILNTNLAVYIGVVYSYLPFMVLPLYANLVKHDLSLLEAASDLGSSTFNSFWKITVPLSKNGIIAGSMLVFIPVVGEFVIPELLGGPETLMIGKVLWQEFFNNRDWPVASALAVVMLAILLIPIILFNKNQAKELEGKV; from the coding sequence ATGAACATCGCCAAGAAGCTGCAAAGCCTGGTCCCCACGGGCCGGCATCTCGTCATCGGGGTTCCGTTCTTCTGGCTCTTCCTGTTCTTCCTGCTGCCCTTCGCCATCGTGCTGAAGATCAGCTTCGCGGAAGCGGACGTGGCGATCCCGCCGTATACCGAGGTCTACGCCTGGGTGGACAACCAGATCCAGCTCATCCTCAACCTGGGCAACTACTTCCTGCTCAGCGAGGACGAGCTTTACCTGGCGGCTTACCTCGGTTCGCTCAAGGTGGCGTTCTTCAGCACCCTGATATGCCTGCTGATCGGCTACCCGATGGCCTACGCCATCGCCCGCGCCAGCAAGGAAGCCCAGACCGTGCTGCTGCTGCTGATCATGATGCCGACCTGGACCGCGATCCTGATCCGCGTCTACGCCTGGATGGGCATCCTCAGCAACAACGGCCTGCTCAACAGCTTCCTGATGGGCATCGGGCTGATCGACCAGCCGCTGCAGATCCTCAACACCAACCTGGCGGTGTACATCGGCGTGGTGTACTCCTACCTGCCGTTCATGGTGCTGCCGCTCTACGCGAACCTGGTGAAGCATGACCTCAGCCTGCTGGAGGCCGCCTCCGACCTCGGGTCGAGCACCTTCAACAGCTTCTGGAAGATCACCGTGCCGCTGTCGAAGAACGGCATCATCGCCGGCTCCATGCTGGTGTTCATCCCGGTGGTGGGCGAGTTCGTGATCCCGGAACTGCTGGGTGGCCCGGAGACCCTGATGATCGGCAAGGTGCTGTGGCAGGAGTTCTTCAACAACCGCGACTGGCCGGTGGCGTCCGCCCTGGCGGTGGTGATGCTGGCGATCCTGCTGATCCCCATCATCCTCTTCAACAAGAACCAGGCGAAGGAACTGGAGGGCAAGGTATGA
- a CDS encoding ABC transporter permease subunit: MKRFSFSSVMLWVGLLFIYLPMVILVIYSFNASKLVTVWGGWSVKWYVGLLDNTQLMNSVFRSLEIALYTAIAAVALGTLAAFVLTRIPRFRGRTLFGGMVTAPLVMPEVITGLSLLLLFVAMAQLIGWPEERGMVTIWIAHTTFCSAYVAIVVSARLRELDLSIEEAAMDLGARPWKVFILITIPMIAPSLAAGGMMSFALSLDDLVLASFVSGPGSTTLPMEVFSAVRLGVKPEINAVASLILLSVSLFTFLAWFFTRKAEERRKRAIQQAMETMAEEAASSNWKPASTQTA, from the coding sequence ATGAAGCGCTTCAGTTTCTCCAGTGTGATGCTCTGGGTGGGTCTGCTGTTCATCTACCTGCCCATGGTCATCCTGGTGATCTACTCGTTCAACGCCTCCAAGCTGGTGACGGTCTGGGGCGGCTGGTCGGTGAAGTGGTACGTGGGCCTGCTGGACAACACCCAGTTGATGAACTCGGTGTTCCGTTCCCTGGAGATCGCCCTGTACACCGCCATCGCAGCGGTGGCCCTGGGCACCCTGGCCGCCTTCGTGCTCACCCGCATCCCGCGTTTCCGTGGCCGCACCCTGTTCGGCGGCATGGTCACCGCGCCGCTGGTGATGCCCGAGGTGATCACCGGTCTGTCCCTGCTGCTGCTGTTCGTGGCCATGGCCCAGTTGATCGGCTGGCCCGAGGAGCGCGGCATGGTGACCATCTGGATCGCCCACACCACGTTCTGCTCGGCCTATGTGGCCATCGTGGTGTCGGCGCGGTTGCGGGAGCTGGACCTCTCCATCGAGGAAGCGGCCATGGACCTGGGCGCGCGCCCCTGGAAGGTGTTCATCCTGATCACCATTCCGATGATCGCGCCCTCCCTGGCAGCGGGCGGCATGATGTCCTTCGCCCTGTCCCTGGACGACCTGGTACTGGCGAGCTTCGTGTCCGGTCCCGGCTCCACCACCCTGCCGATGGAGGTGTTCTCCGCCGTGCGCCTGGGCGTGAAGCCGGAGATCAACGCCGTGGCCAGCCTGATCCTGCTCAGCGTGTCGCTGTTCACCTTCCTCGCCTGGTTCTTCACCCGCAAGGCCGAGGAGCGTCGCAAGCGTGCCATCCAGCAGGCGATGGAAACCATGGCCGAGGAAGCGGCGTCCTCCAACTGGAAGCCGGCCTCTACCCAGACCGCCTGA
- a CDS encoding NRDE family protein, translating to MCLIVFAWRPGHEVPLVLAANRDEFYARPTLPMARWEDAPGVIAGRDLEAGGTWLGAGPKGRFAALTNIRDPRTPPVGRTRGELCVQFLRGTMGPGEFLEDALRRAGDYSGFNLLVGDDRELWFLNPRTGGPINLKPGIYGVSNADLDTPWPKVERGKAAIAECLNPPSTDALLNLLHDPEVAPDHILPDTGVGLNTERMLSSVFIATRTYGTRASSALVVRADGSRELVERSYGPYGAKLGDVRMELAD from the coding sequence ATGTGCCTGATCGTATTCGCATGGCGCCCCGGACACGAAGTCCCGCTGGTGCTTGCAGCAAACCGCGATGAATTCTACGCACGTCCCACCCTCCCCATGGCCCGCTGGGAAGACGCTCCCGGCGTTATCGCCGGCCGTGACCTGGAAGCCGGAGGCACCTGGCTCGGTGCAGGGCCCAAGGGCCGCTTCGCCGCGCTCACCAATATCCGCGATCCCCGGACGCCGCCGGTCGGGCGAACCCGTGGCGAGCTCTGCGTGCAGTTCCTGCGCGGCACCATGGGGCCCGGCGAGTTTCTCGAGGACGCATTGCGCCGGGCCGGCGACTATTCCGGCTTCAACCTGCTGGTGGGGGACGACCGCGAACTCTGGTTCCTCAACCCGCGCACGGGCGGGCCGATCAATCTCAAGCCCGGCATCTACGGCGTCTCCAACGCCGACCTGGATACCCCCTGGCCCAAGGTCGAGCGCGGCAAGGCGGCCATCGCCGAGTGCCTGAACCCGCCGTCCACCGACGCCCTGCTCAACCTGCTGCACGACCCGGAGGTAGCGCCGGACCACATCCTGCCGGACACCGGAGTGGGGCTGAACACCGAGCGCATGCTCTCCAGCGTATTCATCGCCACCCGCACCTACGGCACCCGCGCCAGCTCGGCGCTGGTCGTCCGTGCCGATGGCAGCCGCGAACTGGTGGAGCGCAGCTACGGCCCGTATGGCGCCAAGCTGGGGGATGTGCGGATGGAGCTGGCGGACTAA
- a CDS encoding sulfite exporter TauE/SafE family protein yields MEFLLYLVLGACAGVLAGLFGVGGGMIIVPVLVFSFTAHGFDPGILTHLAVGTSLATIIFTSVNSVREHHRKGAVRWSTFAWMAVGILIGAGLGSLTAASIQGPMLQKIIGVFAILVAMQMGLDLKPNASRDVPGKPGLTLAGAVIGWASAIFGIGGGSLTVPFLTWRSVPIQQAVATSAACGLPIAAASALSFMLLGWNNASLPPYSLGFIYLPALVGIAVTSMFFARFGARLAHRLPPRLLKRLFALLLLAVGLNFLI; encoded by the coding sequence ATGGAATTCCTGCTCTACCTGGTGCTTGGCGCGTGCGCTGGAGTGCTGGCCGGGCTGTTTGGCGTCGGCGGCGGCATGATCATCGTGCCGGTGCTGGTGTTCAGCTTCACCGCCCATGGGTTCGATCCGGGCATCCTCACCCACCTGGCCGTGGGCACCTCCTTGGCCACCATCATTTTCACCTCGGTCAACTCGGTGCGCGAGCACCACCGCAAGGGTGCGGTGCGTTGGTCGACATTCGCCTGGATGGCGGTGGGCATCCTGATCGGCGCCGGCCTGGGTTCCCTGACCGCAGCGTCCATCCAGGGGCCGATGCTGCAGAAGATCATCGGGGTTTTCGCCATACTGGTGGCGATGCAGATGGGCCTGGACCTGAAGCCCAATGCCAGCCGCGATGTTCCGGGCAAGCCTGGGCTGACCCTGGCGGGTGCGGTGATCGGCTGGGCATCGGCGATCTTCGGTATCGGCGGCGGTTCGCTGACGGTGCCCTTCCTGACCTGGCGCAGCGTGCCGATCCAGCAGGCGGTGGCCACGTCCGCCGCCTGTGGCCTGCCCATCGCCGCGGCGAGCGCGCTGTCGTTCATGCTGCTGGGCTGGAACAATGCCAGCCTGCCGCCCTACAGCCTGGGCTTTATCTACCTTCCGGCGCTGGTGGGCATTGCCGTCACCAGCATGTTCTTCGCCCGCTTTGGCGCGCGCCTGGCCCACCGGCTGCCGCCGCGCCTGCTGAAGCGCCTGTTCGCCCTGCTGCTGCTGGCAGTGGGTCTGAACTTCCTGATCTAA
- the lgt gene encoding prolipoprotein diacylglyceryl transferase — MLAYPQIDPVALAIGPLKIHWYGLMYLIGIGGAWWLASRRLKAFDPTWTKEKLSDLVFWVALGVIAGGRLGYVLFYDLSAYIANPLLIFEVWKGGMSFHGGLIGVMLATLWFGKRHNKSFFQLMDFIAPLVPIGLGAGRIGNFINAELWGKATDLPWAMIFPTDPAQLPRHPSQLYQFALEGVALFAILWFYSRKPRPTMAVSGMFALFYGIFRFAVEFVRVPDAQLGYLAFGWLTMGQVLCLPMIVGGIALIVWAHRRQAAQGAV; from the coding sequence ATGCTGGCTTATCCCCAGATCGACCCGGTGGCCCTGGCCATCGGACCGCTGAAGATCCACTGGTACGGCCTGATGTACCTGATCGGCATCGGGGGCGCCTGGTGGCTGGCCTCGCGCCGCCTCAAGGCCTTCGATCCCACCTGGACGAAGGAAAAGCTCTCCGACCTGGTGTTCTGGGTCGCCCTCGGCGTGATCGCCGGCGGCCGTCTCGGCTATGTGCTGTTCTACGACCTGTCGGCCTATATCGCCAACCCGTTGCTGATCTTCGAAGTCTGGAAGGGCGGCATGTCCTTCCACGGTGGCCTGATCGGCGTGATGCTGGCCACCCTCTGGTTCGGCAAACGCCACAACAAGAGCTTCTTCCAACTGATGGACTTCATCGCGCCCCTGGTGCCCATCGGCCTGGGCGCCGGCCGCATCGGCAACTTCATCAACGCTGAGTTGTGGGGCAAGGCCACCGATCTCCCCTGGGCGATGATCTTCCCCACCGACCCGGCCCAGCTGCCGCGCCATCCGTCGCAGCTCTACCAGTTCGCCCTGGAAGGCGTGGCGCTGTTCGCCATCCTCTGGTTCTACTCGCGCAAACCCCGCCCGACCATGGCGGTTTCCGGCATGTTCGCGCTGTTCTACGGCATTTTCCGCTTCGCCGTGGAGTTCGTCCGCGTCCCCGATGCCCAGCTTGGTTACCTGGCCTTCGGCTGGCTGACCATGGGCCAGGTCCTCTGCCTGCCGATGATCGTCGGCGGCATCGCTTTGATCGTCTGGGCCCACCGCCGCCAGGCCGCCCAAGGAGCCGTCTGA
- a CDS encoding thymidylate synthase, whose product MKQYLDLMRRVRETGTFKSDRTGTGTYSVFGHQMRFDLADGFPLVTTKKCHLKSIVHELLWFLQGDTNIKYLKDNGVSIWDEWADEEGNLGPVYGYQWRSWPAPDGESIDQIAKVVEMIKKSPDSRRLIVSAWNPALVDEMALPPCHALFQFYVADGKLSCQLYQRSADIFLGVPFNIASYALLTLMVAQVCDLEPGEFIWTGGDCHLYANHIEQTDLQLTREPLPLPTMKLNPEVKDLFAFRFEDFELVGYQSHPHIKAPVAV is encoded by the coding sequence ATGAAACAGTACCTCGACCTGATGCGCCGCGTGCGCGAGACCGGCACCTTCAAGAGCGACCGCACCGGCACCGGCACCTACAGCGTGTTCGGCCACCAGATGCGCTTCGACCTGGCCGATGGCTTCCCCCTGGTGACCACCAAGAAGTGCCACCTGAAATCCATCGTCCACGAGCTGTTGTGGTTTCTGCAGGGCGACACCAACATCAAGTACCTGAAGGACAACGGCGTCTCCATCTGGGACGAGTGGGCCGACGAAGAGGGCAACCTGGGGCCGGTCTACGGCTACCAGTGGCGCTCCTGGCCGGCGCCCGACGGCGAATCCATCGATCAGATCGCCAAGGTGGTGGAGATGATCAAGAAGAGCCCGGACTCGCGCCGCCTGATCGTTTCCGCCTGGAACCCGGCCCTGGTGGACGAGATGGCCCTGCCGCCTTGCCACGCGCTGTTCCAGTTCTACGTGGCCGACGGCAAGCTGAGCTGCCAGTTGTACCAGCGCTCGGCGGACATCTTCCTCGGCGTGCCCTTCAACATCGCCAGCTACGCGCTGCTCACCCTGATGGTGGCCCAGGTCTGCGACCTTGAGCCCGGCGAGTTCATCTGGACCGGCGGTGACTGCCACCTGTACGCCAACCATATCGAGCAGACCGACCTGCAGCTCACCCGCGAGCCGCTGCCGCTGCCGACCATGAAGCTGAATCCCGAGGTGAAAGACCTGTTCGCCTTCCGCTTCGAGGACTTCGAGCTGGTGGGCTACCAGTCCCATCCGCACATCAAGGCCCCGGTCGCGGTCTGA